The Thermodesulfobacteriota bacterium genome segment GCAGGGCCAGGGCAAAATCCCCATGGGAAGTCGGTTCACCGCCGCTTAGGGTCATGCCGCCGCCGGAGGTATTATAAAAGACCAGGTCGGCCTCGACCTCCGCCATGATATCGGCCACGGTCATGGGCCGGCCGGAAACCGTCAGGGCGTCGTAGGCGCAGGCGTCGACGCATTTGAGGCAGCGGTTGCAGCGTTCCCGGTTGATCTTCCAGTAGGTCGATCCTTCCTGCCGGGCCTGTTCGGGCGGAATGGGCGGAACCACGGCGTCCCGGTCGCAGGCATCCAGGCAGGCGCCGCACTGCACGCACTGGCGGCGTTTCCAGAGCAGATCCGGCTCCGCGGAAATGGTCTCCGGGTTGTGGCACCAGGCGCACTTCAAGGGGCAGCCCTTGAGATAGACATTGGTCCGGAATCCCGGTCCGTCATTGACGGAGTAGCGCTGAATATCGGTCACCAGACAGGTGGGCTGATCCATGGTTTGGTCTCCTTGCGCAAAGGCGTCAAAATTTTTCCACGAACGTCTTTAAGGACGGCAGTTGTTCCAGGTTATCGATCTCTTCGACGGCCCGGGCGGCCCTGTCTTTGCCCAGAACCGGCTCGCACAGGTCCAGAAATTTCTGCCGCACGCGGGTTTCCTTGAGTTCCAGGGGCGGGATCTGCTGCAGGATGTCGGAAAACCGCTCGGCCCGGCCGCCGCCTGTATCCTCCACCACCACCGTGGCTTCCAGGGCGGCTTTTCCGGCATCCTGGGTAACGGTGATTTTCTTCATCAATTCCCGGATGCGCGGGTCATGGACCCGCTCGTCGGTAAAGGCCTGGTCCCCGGTGATGCCGGTAACCAGGGCATTGGCCACGCAGAAGGGGATGCTGAACTTGCCTTCCAGGCCGGTTTTGGGGTCCATTTTCCCGGCGGCGCCCAGGGCCAGGGCCGAGGAGTGGACCGTGATGCCGGCGATCCGGTCCAGCGTCAGGCCCGCCTCGCTGACCGCCGCCAGGGCCGCCTCCAGGGGCGAATGGGTGGCATGGCAGGAGGCGTGATATTTCTGGGAAAGGTTGACCACATCCCAGCCGTACCCCATCAGTTCCACGGCATCCTTGTTGATGGTGCCCTTGAGGGCCTGGAAAAATCCCTGAGGCCCCTCCAGAATATCCTCGGCGCTGGTAAACCCGTCCGCCGCCAGCATGGCCGCCATCAGGCCCGATTGCGAGGCCCGGCCGGCATGAAACGGCTTGCACATGGTGCCGAAGACACGCTTCAGGCCGGATGACTGGGTGGCGCCGATGCCCAGGGCATAGCGCGTCTGTTGCCGGCCCAGGCCCAGGAGCCGGGCGCAGCCCGCGGCCGCGGCGATATGGCCCAGCGTCGAGGTGGCGTGCCAGCCGGCCATATAATGGTCCAGACTGGCGCAGGCGCCCACCACCGAACCGGCCTGGAGGCCGATCAGGTAGGCGGTCAGAAAATCGCGGCCGTTTTCTTCCCGCCATTCGGACAGGGCCAGCAGGGCCGGAAACAGGGTCACCGAGGGGTGGCCCAGAAATGAGACCAGGGTGTCGTCGTAATCCAGGGCATGGGAGGCGGCGCCGTTGATCAGGGCGGCGTCGGCCACGCTCTTTCTCATGCCCCCCCGGCCGATAATGGTCG includes the following:
- a CDS encoding MmgE/PrpD family protein, which encodes MTDTAPIPVTEKIAAFVAETRAADIPLEMYRHARVAFMDWLAVTLGGKDDPLVDKLIFFTDKLGGAPQATIIGRGGMRKSVADAALINGAASHALDYDDTLVSFLGHPSVTLFPALLALSEWREENGRDFLTAYLIGLQAGSVVGACASLDHYMAGWHATSTLGHIAAAAGCARLLGLGRQQTRYALGIGATQSSGLKRVFGTMCKPFHAGRASQSGLMAAMLAADGFTSAEDILEGPQGFFQALKGTINKDAVELMGYGWDVVNLSQKYHASCHATHSPLEAALAAVSEAGLTLDRIAGITVHSSALALGAAGKMDPKTGLEGKFSIPFCVANALVTGITGDQAFTDERVHDPRIRELMKKITVTQDAGKAALEATVVVEDTGGGRAERFSDILQQIPPLELKETRVRQKFLDLCEPVLGKDRAARAVEEIDNLEQLPSLKTFVEKF